GCCTGTGCTTCGCGGTCTTCACGCTGAACAACGTGCTGCTCTTCGTGGACCTGGTGTTGGTTCCGGCGGGCGACCTGTCGCTGGCGCGCACCGTCACGTCGCTGGCGGGAGCCAGCGTGTTGCTCTTCGGCCTCATCTGGGACGTGTCCTAGGGGGGGACACCATGTTCAAGATCCTGCTCGATGGCGCGGTGTTGATGGCGTACCTGGCGTGCGCCCTGTTCTTCCTGCGCTTCTACCTCCAGTCGAAGGACCGGCTGTTCGCGCTGTTCTCGCTGGCCTTCACGCTGATGGGCGTCCACAACCTGCTGGGCGCGCTGGTGGCGCCGGACCTGGACACCGAGCGCATCCACTACCTGTATGTCGTCCGCCTGATGGCCTACCTGCTCATCCTGGGAGCCATCTGGGACAAGAACCGCGCGGGGCGAAGCGCGCGGTGAGATGCTGTTCTCCTCCTGGGCCTGACGGGAGGACCTCTTCATGACCACGACATCGCTTCCCCGCTTCACCCCGCGCCGCGTGCTCGGGCGCACGGGCTTCGCCGCGACGGCGGTGGGCATTGGCGACCTGGCGGACCGCACGGTGCCTCGCGAGGAGCTGGTCGCCACGCTCGCGCGGGCGCTGGACGCGGGGCTCAACGTCATCGACACGGCGCCCGGCTACGAGGACGGCCTGAGCGAGGAGGTGGTGGGCGAGGCGCTGCGCGGCCGGCGTGAGGGCGTGTTCGTCATCGACAAGGTGGACGAACTGGACGCGCCGGTGGCGCCCCAGGTGGAGGCGTCCCTGCGGCGGCTGGGCCTGCCGTCGGTGGACCTGTTCGCGCTGCACGCGGTGAAGTCGCTGGCGCATTGGGAGGACCTGGCCCGGCCGGGCGGCGCGCTGGAGCAGTTGGAGGCGTGCGTGGCCCGGGGGCAGGCGCGCTTCAAGGGCATCTCCTGTCACCACCCGGACGCGCTGGTGGCGGCGGTGCGCTCCGGGCGGTGCGACGTGGTGATGTTCCCGCTGGGGCCGTTCGTGGACGCGCGCTACGTGGAAGAGGTGCTGCCCCTGGCGCGAGAGAAGGGCGTGGGCGTGGTGTCCTTCAAGACGTTCGGCGCGGGCAAGCTGCTGGGCGACACGGAGGGCTACGGCCGGCCGCTCCAGGCGCGCCCGCGCGGCAAGGTCGGCTCCGGTGGCGCGGCGCCAGGCACGCCGGTGCTGCCGCACCTGTCGGTGGCGGAGTGCGTGCGGTACACGCTCACGTTGGATCCGGACGTGATGTTGATGGGAATGGGCTTCCCGAACGAACAGGACGCCGCGCTCCAGGCGGCTTCGGCCTTCCGGCCCCTGGACGCCGCGGGGATGCAGGCGGTGCGGGAGCGCGCGCACGCCGCCATCCAGGGGAAGGGGGCGGTGTGGTGGAACCCCCCTTCACCGGACGTGGCGGCGGGCTGAGCCGCGGCGCGCGGACGGGTTGCCTGCCGGACACTCGCCCGGAATCCCGCGGCCTTGGAGGCTTGTTGCCTCCGGGGGGCCGTCATTATCGGAGCGTCCCATTGGTGGGGCGTCATTCCCGTGACGCCATGACCCGCGCTCCATGCCCGAACCATCCCTCGAGCCTTCGACCGAGCCTCCCGGTGAGCCCCCGCCGCCGTCCTCCGTGACGGCGAACGACGCGGTCTCCGTGTCCGTGGGGGGAGACGGGGCCAACGTCGTGGAGCCCATCGCGACCGGGTCCCTGGCCGGTTCGCGCGAGGCGTCCTCCTCCGGAGAGGAGGGGCGCTTCGCGTTCCTGGCCCGCGCGGGCGAGGTGCTGTCGTCATCGCTGGACGAGCCCACGGTGCTGCGCCAGTTGGCGGAGCTGGTGGTGCCGGAACTGGCGGACTGGTGCACGGTGGACGTCGTCGCGCCCTCCCGCACGGTGGTGCGCCGGGCCGCGGCGCACCGCGACCCCACGCTCGTGCCCTCCGTGTATGCCATCGCCGAGCGCTGGGCCCTCCATGAGAACGGTTCCCAGGGCGTGGCCCACGTGCTGAGCACCGGCCAGGCCCGCCTCATCCCGGAGGTGCCCGAAGAGGCGTTCCATGCGCTGGCGCGGGGGAATGCCGCCCTGGAGGAGACGTGGCGCCTGGGCTGCCGCTCCGTGATGCTGGTGCCACTGGTCGCGCGGGGGCGGGTGCTGGGGTGTCTGTCATTGATGTCCGCCACGGCCGGCCGCTATGGCGACGGCGACCTGGAGCTGGCGCGCGAGCTGGCCCGCCGGGCCGCGCTGTCCCTGGACAACGCGCTCCTGTATGGCGAAGCCCGTCAGGCCCAGGCGCGCACGGCGAGGTTGCAGGCGGTGACGGCGGCCCTGTCCCGCGCGGCCACCGAGGACGCGGTGGCGCAGGTGCTGGCGCGCGAGGTGTGGGAGGCGAGCGGCGCCACGCGCGTCGCGGTGCTGGCGCTGGAGGAGGACGGCCTCCTGCGCCCGCTGCGCGTGTTGGGCTATCCGGAAGACGCGCTGGCGTCATTCAACCGGCCCGCGGACAGGGCGGCCCCGGAGGTCCGGCGCGAGGTGGGGTGGTTCGGTTCGCTGGAGGAGTTCGTCGCGCGCCATCCGGAGGGCGCGGAGTTCGCGCGCCGCCAGGGGCCGGGGGCCCGCGCGGTCCTCCCGCTGTGGGGGGAGACGCGCGTGCGGGGCCTGCTGCTGCTCGGGTGGCCGGAAACCCGCGTCTTTCCCGCCGCGGAGCGCGCGTTCCTGGAGGCGCTGGCGCACCAGTGCGCGCAGGCGCTGGAGCGGGCCGCGCTCTACGAAGCGCTGCGCGAGCGCACGGAGCGGCTGCGGCAGGCGCTGGTGACGGGCGACATGGGGACGTGGCGCCTGGACCTGGTGCGCGGCAAGGAGCTGCGCGACGCGGCGCTCAACCACATGCTGGGGTTGCCGGCGGTGGACTCGACGGTGGCGGTGGGGGACATGCTGGGGTACCTGCACCCGGAGGACCGGCCGCACGTGGAGGCGGAGTTCCACCGCCACCAGCGCGAGTCGCCGGGCTACTTCGAGCTGGAGTTCCGGGTGATGCGCCGCGACGGCGGCGTGCGCTGGCTGCACAGCGTGGGGCAGTCCTTCGCCGGGCCGGAGGGAAGGGTGACGGAGCTCACCGGCGCCATGGCGGACGTCACCCGGCGCAAGGAGGCCGAGGAGCGGCTTCAGCTGCTGCTGGACGCGAGCCGCGTGCTGGCGCTGCGCCTGGACGACGTGGAGGAGGCGCTGCCGGAGGTGGCGCGGCTGGTGGTGGACCACGTGGCCACCGGCTGCCTGGTGGACCTGGCCGCGCCGGACGGCACCCTGCGGCGGGTGACGGCGGCCCACCGCGTGCCCGAGCAGGACACCCGGCTCCACGCGGCCCTGGGCGGCACGGACCGCGGGCCCGCGCACCCGGCGCTCCAGTGCTTCCGGTCGGGGGAGGTCTGCTTCCTGTCGCGCCTGGACTTCAAGCTGTGCGACGCCGTCTCCACGAGCGACTCGCACCGGGCGCTGGTGGACCGCATGGCGCCCACGTCCGTGCTGTCGGTGCCGCTGCGCGCGCGGGGCCGCACACTGGGCGTCATCACGCTGTTCACCGCCGAGCCCCAGCGCACGCTGGTGGCCGCGGACGTGACGATGGCGGAGGAGCTGGCGCTGCGCTTGAGCGTGGCGCTGGAGAACGCGCGCCTGTTCCACGACGCCCAGTCCGCGGTGCGGCTGCGCGACGAGTTCCTCTCCGTGGCGAGCCACGAACTGAAGACGCCGCTCACCAGCCTCATCCTCCAGCACAACCTCATTGGCCGGGCGATGGAGACAGCGGGCATGCCGGCGCCCGTGACGGGGAAGCTCAACACCGCGCAGCGGCAGGTGTTCCGGCTGACGGCGCTGGTGGACAACCTGCTGGACGTGAGCCGGCTGTCGCTGGGCAAGCTGTCGCTGGAGCGCGCGGAGGTGGACCTGGTGCAGTTGACGCGCGACGCGGTGGAGCGCCTGGAGGACGTGTTCACCCAGGCGCGGTGCCCGCTCAAGCTGGAGCTGCCGCGCACGCTGACGGGCCAGTGGGACGCGCTGCGGTTGGACCAGGTGCTGGTGAACCTGCTCTCCAACGCGGCGAAGTACGGCGCGGGCCACCCGGTGTCGGTGCGCGCGGGCGTGGACGCGCGCGACGAGGCCTGGGTGGAGGTGCGCGACGAGGGCATCGGCATCGAAGCGGATGCGCTGCCGCGCCTCTTCGGCCGCTTCGAGCGCGCCGTGAGCGAGCGGCACTACGGCGGCATGGGCCTGGGGCTCTACATCAGCCGCCAGATCGTGGAAGCGCTGGGCGGCCGCATCGACGTGGACAGTCAGCCGGGGCAGGGCGCCACCTTCACGCTGCGGCTGCCCCGGAACGCGGCGGAGGCGCGGCTCCCGCATCCCCCGGAGATGTGAGGGAGGCGAGGAGCGCGGCCTTCAGTGCTGGGGTCCCCTGGGCGGAGGCCCCTCTTGTTCGAGCGCGCGGTACTCGTCGTCCGTGAACAGGCGTGAGCGGATGAGGAAGCGCACGCCTTCGGGAGCCTCGACGGAGAAGCCGCTGCCGCGGCCGGGCACCACGTCCACGGTGAGGTGGGTGTGGCGCCAGAGCTCGAACTGCGGACCGGACATGTAGAAGGGCGTGCGGACGATGTCACCCAGGTACACGTCCTCCTGTCCCACGCGGAAGTCGCCGCGCGGGAAGCACATGGGCGCGCTGCCGTCGCAGCAGCCGCCGGACTGGTGGAAGAGGAGCGGACCGTGAAGGCCCTGCATCTTGTGGATGAGGGCCTCGGCGGCCGGCGTGACGTCGACGCGCGGCACGGGCATGGGGCGGCCTAGAAGAAGCCCATGGGCTTCGGGTCGTAGCTGACGAGCAGGTTCTTCGTCTGCTGGTAGTGATTGAGCATCATCTTGTGCGTCTCGCGCCCGATGCCGGACTGCTTGTAGCCGCCGAACGCCGCGTGCGCGGGGTACAGGTGGTAGCAGTTCACCCAGACGCGGCCCGCCTGGATGCCGCGGCCCATGCGGTACGCGGTGCTGTTGTCACGCGTCCACACGCCAGCGCCCAGGCCGTAGAGCGTGTCATTGGCCATCGCGAGCGCGTCCGCCGCGTCCTTGAACTTCGCCACCGCGACGACGGGGCCGAAGATCTCCTCCTGGAACACGCGCATCTTGTTGTGGCCCTCGAAGATGGTGGGCTCCACGTAGTAGCCCTCCGCCAGCGCGCCGGACAGCGACTTGCGGCCGCCGCCGGTGAGCACCTTCGCGCCCTCCTTCTTGCCGATGTCCAGGTAGCTGAGGATCTTCTCCAGCTGATCATTGGACG
The sequence above is drawn from the Corallococcus sp. NCRR genome and encodes:
- a CDS encoding DUF5985 family protein, producing MAEAVYILCALTSLSCAVLLLRAWRRTRNKLLLYSGLCFAVFTLNNVLLFVDLVLVPAGDLSLARTVTSLAGASVLLFGLIWDVS
- a CDS encoding DUF5985 family protein, translating into MFKILLDGAVLMAYLACALFFLRFYLQSKDRLFALFSLAFTLMGVHNLLGALVAPDLDTERIHYLYVVRLMAYLLILGAIWDKNRAGRSAR
- a CDS encoding aldo/keto reductase translates to MTTTSLPRFTPRRVLGRTGFAATAVGIGDLADRTVPREELVATLARALDAGLNVIDTAPGYEDGLSEEVVGEALRGRREGVFVIDKVDELDAPVAPQVEASLRRLGLPSVDLFALHAVKSLAHWEDLARPGGALEQLEACVARGQARFKGISCHHPDALVAAVRSGRCDVVMFPLGPFVDARYVEEVLPLAREKGVGVVSFKTFGAGKLLGDTEGYGRPLQARPRGKVGSGGAAPGTPVLPHLSVAECVRYTLTLDPDVMLMGMGFPNEQDAALQAASAFRPLDAAGMQAVRERAHAAIQGKGAVWWNPPSPDVAAG
- a CDS encoding sensor histidine kinase, which produces MPEPSLEPSTEPPGEPPPPSSVTANDAVSVSVGGDGANVVEPIATGSLAGSREASSSGEEGRFAFLARAGEVLSSSLDEPTVLRQLAELVVPELADWCTVDVVAPSRTVVRRAAAHRDPTLVPSVYAIAERWALHENGSQGVAHVLSTGQARLIPEVPEEAFHALARGNAALEETWRLGCRSVMLVPLVARGRVLGCLSLMSATAGRYGDGDLELARELARRAALSLDNALLYGEARQAQARTARLQAVTAALSRAATEDAVAQVLAREVWEASGATRVAVLALEEDGLLRPLRVLGYPEDALASFNRPADRAAPEVRREVGWFGSLEEFVARHPEGAEFARRQGPGARAVLPLWGETRVRGLLLLGWPETRVFPAAERAFLEALAHQCAQALERAALYEALRERTERLRQALVTGDMGTWRLDLVRGKELRDAALNHMLGLPAVDSTVAVGDMLGYLHPEDRPHVEAEFHRHQRESPGYFELEFRVMRRDGGVRWLHSVGQSFAGPEGRVTELTGAMADVTRRKEAEERLQLLLDASRVLALRLDDVEEALPEVARLVVDHVATGCLVDLAAPDGTLRRVTAAHRVPEQDTRLHAALGGTDRGPAHPALQCFRSGEVCFLSRLDFKLCDAVSTSDSHRALVDRMAPTSVLSVPLRARGRTLGVITLFTAEPQRTLVAADVTMAEELALRLSVALENARLFHDAQSAVRLRDEFLSVASHELKTPLTSLILQHNLIGRAMETAGMPAPVTGKLNTAQRQVFRLTALVDNLLDVSRLSLGKLSLERAEVDLVQLTRDAVERLEDVFTQARCPLKLELPRTLTGQWDALRLDQVLVNLLSNAAKYGAGHPVSVRAGVDARDEAWVEVRDEGIGIEADALPRLFGRFERAVSERHYGGMGLGLYISRQIVEALGGRIDVDSQPGQGATFTLRLPRNAAEARLPHPPEM
- a CDS encoding DUF779 domain-containing protein codes for the protein MPVPRVDVTPAAEALIHKMQGLHGPLLFHQSGGCCDGSAPMCFPRGDFRVGQEDVYLGDIVRTPFYMSGPQFELWRHTHLTVDVVPGRGSGFSVEAPEGVRFLIRSRLFTDDEYRALEQEGPPPRGPQH